A region of Lacinutrix sp. Hel_I_90 DNA encodes the following proteins:
- a CDS encoding DinB family protein, with protein MDFTFDVFAKTRGFFKAYLEQLSLAQLNAIPNGFNNNVLWNIGHCIVTEQILVYKLSGLKPNVSEALIEKYKKGTKPDGLATQADVDELNALAFTTIEHTKADFGSKTFSTFHEYTLSTTGNTLTNVNEAIQFALVHEGMHAGYILALLRVLKV; from the coding sequence ATGGATTTTACTTTTGATGTTTTTGCTAAAACTCGAGGCTTTTTTAAGGCCTATTTGGAACAATTGTCGTTGGCCCAACTTAATGCCATTCCTAATGGATTTAATAATAACGTGCTTTGGAATATTGGACATTGTATTGTTACTGAACAGATTCTAGTGTATAAACTGTCTGGATTGAAACCTAATGTAAGCGAAGCGCTTATTGAAAAATATAAAAAAGGAACGAAACCAGATGGTTTGGCGACACAAGCAGATGTCGATGAATTAAACGCATTAGCATTCACTACTATAGAGCATACCAAAGCCGATTTTGGCTCCAAAACCTTTAGTACCTTTCATGAATATACCTTATCAACAACAGGAAATACGTTAACCAATGTTAATGAAGCGATTCAATTTGCACTGGTTCACGAAGGCATGCATGCGGGTTATATTTTAGCGCTATTACGTGTTTTAAAAGTTTAA
- a CDS encoding arsenate reductase family protein, producing MNKVYYLKSCSTCIRILKELDLPENTVLQNIKTEAITEAQIDEMKDLAGSYEALFSKRATLYKQRDLKNKKLTETAYRSLILEHYTFLSRPVFILNNAIFIGNSKSNVEAVKIALNEN from the coding sequence ATGAACAAAGTATACTATCTTAAATCGTGCAGTACCTGTATTCGTATTCTAAAAGAACTAGATTTACCTGAAAACACAGTGCTTCAGAACATCAAAACAGAGGCTATTACTGAAGCTCAAATAGATGAAATGAAAGACCTAGCGGGAAGCTACGAAGCACTTTTCAGCAAAAGAGCAACACTGTATAAGCAGCGCGATTTAAAAAACAAAAAGCTTACGGAAACAGCGTATAGAAGCCTCATCTTAGAACACTACACTTTTTTAAGTCGTCCCGTTTTTATTTTAAATAACGCCATCTTTATTGGTAATTCTAAAAGCAATGTTGAAGCTGTAAAAATAGCTTTAAATGAAAACTAG